In Mycobacterium branderi, the DNA window GACATGCTCGACCTGTTGATCCGCGACGCGGAAATCGTCGACGGCACAGGCACGCCCGCCCGGCACGGGAACGTCGGCGTCAAGGATGGGTGGATCGTCGCCGTGGGGGAGACCGACGAGCTGGCTGCGAAAACCATTGACGCGCAGGGGCAAGCACTGGCACCCGGCTTCGTCGACCTGCACACCCACTACGACGCGCAGCTGTTCTGGGATCCGACGGCGAGCCCGTCGCTGCAACACGGCGTTACCACGGTTTTCGGCGGCAACTGCGGATTCACGCTGGCGCCCGCCGCCGCCGAGCAGCACGACTACCTCACCCGAATGCTGGCCCGTGTCGAGGGCATGCCGCTAGAGGCACTGCGGGCCGGCCTGGACTGGGAGTGGACGTCGTTCGGCGACTGGCTGAAACGGCTGGACGGCCACATCGCGGTGAATGCCGGTTTCCTCGTTGGTCATTCGGCATTGCGGCTGGCGGCGATGGGTGACGACGCGGTCGGTGGCACGGCGACGCCGCAACAGATCGACCGGATGGTCGCGCTGCTCAACGACGCGGTAACCGCTGGGGCGCTGGGGTTCTCGACGTCGCAGTCGCACACCCACAACGACGACTCCGGGCAGCCGGTGCCATCACGGGCGGCGTCGCGTCAGGAATTGCTGGCCCTGGCCGGTGGTCTCCGCTCCCACCCGGGCACCACGTTGGAGGCGATCATCCCCGGTTGCCTGTCGGGATTCACCGACGACGACATCGGCTTGCTCACCGACATGTCGCGGGCCGCCGACCGGCCGCTGAACTGGAATGTGCTCGGGGTGTCGGCGGCCAATCCGGCCGGGTACCAGGGCCAGCTGCGCGCCTCGGAAGTCGCCGCCGAAAACGGCGGGCGGGTCGTCGCGCTCACGTTGCCCCACACGATGAGAATCCGACTGTCGTTTCACACCGGCTTCGTGCTCGACGGGCTGCCCGGGTGGCGCGAGGTTATGCACCTGCCGGTGCCCGAGCGGCTCACGGCGCTCCGCGATCCCGAGGTGCGCAGACGCCTCAACGAAGGCGCCCAGTCCGAGGCCGCGGGCATTCTGCGTGGGCTGTCGCACTGGGAGCAGCTGATCATCGTCGAAACATTCGCGCCCGAAAATGCCGACGCCGCAGGGCATTCCGTAGGAGAAGTCGTCGCCGCGCGGGGCTCAGAGCCGTTCGACACGCTGTGCGACATCGTGGTCGCCGACGAGCTGCGCACCGGGCTGACGCCGCCGTCGAGCGGTGACGACGCCGCCGACTGGCGGGTACGTGCCGAGGTGTGGCGGCACCGCGACGCGGTCATCGGCGGCTCCGACGCCGGGGCACACCTGGACATGATGTGCGGCGCCATTTATACGACATCGCTGCTCGGGCACGGGGTTCGGGAGCATCAGGTGGTGACGCTCGAGGAGGCGGTGCGGCTGATCACCGACGTTCCGGCCCGGCTCTACGGACTGGCCGGCCGCGGCCGGATCGCGCCCGGCTGGCACGCCGACCTGGTGCTGTTCGACCCGGCCACTGTTGGCCACGGGCCTGAGCGCACCCGTTACGACCTGCCCGCCGGTGCGCCCCGGTTGGTCGCCGATGCTCGTGGGATCAGCTCGGTGCTGGTCGGCGGGGTCGAGGTGTGCCACGACGGCGTGGCCACCGGAGCGATGCCCGGGACCGTGCTGCGGTCCGGGCGCGACACCGAGACGGTGAGGGCGGCATGACCGTCGACGAGTTCGACCCCGCCGAGCTGCAGGGCAGCCTGCTCATGCAGGTCGAAAACGTGCACGAGCGGCTCCGCGAGGCGCGTGCCAAGCACCGGGTCATGGTCGGCAACCCGTTCAGCGAAACATCAAGCCAGACACTGGGTTCCGCGGGCATGACGGTATTGGGTTACGACGAGTGCCAGACGGTGCTGACCCATCCCGACACGTTCTCGTCGGCGATCTACGAGCAGATCATGGGCCCGGTCATGGGCCGCACCCTGCTCGAACTCGAAGGCGCCGAACACCGGGCCAGCCGCGCGCTGGTGTCCCCGTCGTTCCGGTCGGCGCTGCTGGAGCGGTGGCGCAGCGAGCTGGTGGAAGTCGTGGTGCACGAGCTGATCGACCGGTTCGCACCGCGGGGCCGTGCCGAGCTGGCTCGGGAGTTCACGTTTGCCTTCCCGGTGCAGGTGATCGCCCGCATGATGGGTCTGCCGCGCGAGGATTACCTGCGCTTCCAGCGGCTGTCGATCGAACTGCTCAACGTGGTCTACGACTGGGAGTGCGGGATTGCCGCATCGGCCGAACTGAAGGCGTATTTCGGGGAAATCCTTGCCGCGCGGCGCCGTGACCCGCAGGACGACCTGATCAGCACGCTGGCCGAATCCGAGATCGACGGCGCCCGCCTGACCGACGACGAGATCTTCGCGTTCCTGCTGCTGATCCTGCCGGCCGGCGTCGAGACCACCTACCGCGCCTCCGGCAACCTGCTGGTCGGCCTGCTCACGGAGCCCCTGCTGTGGGAGGCGGTGCGCGCCGACCGCGGCCTGGTTCACGGCGCCATCGAGGAGGCGCTGCGCTGGGAGCCGCCGATCACCACGGTGATGCGCAGGGCGGCACACGATTGCGAACTGGGCGGGGTCGCGATTCCGGCCGGCACCAACGTCAGCGTCAGCGTCGCGGCCGCCAACCGGGATCCGGCGCGCTACCCCGATCCCGATCGGTTCGACCCCACCCGAAAAGGCATCGCGCACTTGACGTTTGGCGGTGGCCCGCATCTGTGTCTGGGCATGCACCTGGCGCGGATGGAGTCCACGGTCGCGATCAACGCGCTGCTCGACCGGCTGCCGGATCTGCGACTGGATCCCAGCGAACCCCCGCCGCACGTGGTGGGGGTGGCGTTCCGCTCGCCGGCGGCGCTGCCGGTGCAGTTCAGTCCGAGCTAGGCTGACGCCTTCTTGAGCCCCGCGCCCTTGACGCGGTGCGTGACCGAAGCCCACGCCGACGGCGAGAAGTGGGTGGTGACTTCCTCGAAGCCGTCCACCCGAGAAACGGTGAGCACACCGGTGTCATGGTTGATCGAGAGCTGGTCGCCGTCGTTGGCATGCACTTCTTCACCGTCGAGAAGCCGGATTATGAACACGGCGGTTGCCCCTCTCTTCGTGATTGGCGTCGGTTGTGGATCTGGCCAGTGGTTGGGCTGCCCGTGATGCTATGAATGGCCTCCTTCTGGACGCGATCCACCGCGGGACTGGGGACTGAACGTTGCGCAAACGTTCGGTGACCAACCAATCACAGTGACGGTCGACCCGCGTACGTCGCGTCGCGCGCCTAGACAACGCATCGAGGCTCAAGGGCGTGCTCAGCGCCGGTCTAGCAGCGCCGACGGCACTTAAAGTCATCGCTACTCAAAGTGCCGCGCGCCCGTGGCCGGGGGCGATGTCGAACCGGAGCTGCCCACCGGTGGATAGGTTAGGCTACATTTACTAACCGTGACCGAGGTCAGTGTCGAGACAAGTCCCGCAGGCGCCCCGTCACAGTCGTTCCGGTTACCCCCTGGCATCGCGCCGGCCGACCTGGCCGCTGAGCTGGCTGCGGCGCTGCCGGAGCGCGACGGGGAGGAATACCTGCTCTACGAGCATGATGGCCAGTGGGTGCTGGCCATCGGCGTCTTGGCCATGGTCGAGCTGGACCGAGACGAGCTGCGCGTCATCCGCGACGGTGTCACCCAACGTCAGACCTGGACCGGCCGGCCGGGACCGGTTCTCGGCGAAGCGGTCGATCGCCTGCTCCTCGAGACCGACCACGCCTTTGGCTGGGTCGCATTCGAATTCGGCGCCTACCGCTTCGGGCTGCACGACCGCCTGGCGCCACACACTCCGCTGGCTCGGGTGTTCTGGCCGCGCACCCGCATAGTCGTCACACCGCAGACGGTGCAGATGTCCGACGCCGACGAGCGCCAGCGCGACGTGGTCGACCGGCTCTTGCGCGACGGCCTGCCGGCCACGCCGTCGGCATCGGCGATCGACGTGGGCGGTGACGCCACCGGCTATCACGCCCGGGTAGCCGCGGCCATCGGCGAGATCGCGACCGGCAAATACCACAAGGTGATCCTGTCCCGGTGCGTCGACGTGCCGTTCAAGCTGGACTTCCCATCCACCTACCGGCTGGGTCGTCGGCACAACACGCCGGCGCGGTCATTTCTGTTGCGCCTCGGCGGTGTTCGTGCCGTGGGCTACAGCCCCGAGCTGGTGACGGCCGTACACCGCGACGGCGCCGTGATCACCGAGCCGCTGGCCGGCACCCGGGCGCTGGGCCGCGGTGCGGCGTGTGATGGCCAGGCTCGCGTCGACCTCGAGTCGAACTCCAAAGAGATTGTGGAGCATGCTATTTCGGTTCGCAGCTCGCTGCTGGAGATCAGCGAGGTCGCGACGCCGGGCAGTGCGGTGATCACCGATTTCATGACCGTGCGCGAGCGGGGCAGCGTGCAACATCTCGGCTCGACTGTCCGTGCGCGGCTTGACACTTCGAAAGACCGGATGGACGCCCTCGAGACGCTGTTTCCCGCGGTCACCGCATCGGGCATTCCCAAGGCCGCAAGCGTCGATGCGATCCTGCGTCTCGACGAGAGTCCGCGCGACCTGTATTCCGGTGCAGTGGTGATGTTTTCGGCTGATGGCGGACTTGATGCGGCGCTGACGCTGCGGGCGGCCTACGAACGGGACGGGCGAACTTGGTTACGCGCGGGAGCAGGCATCATCGAGGCTTCGCAGCCCGACCGCGAATTCGAGGAAACCTGCGAGAAGCTGACCACGCTGGCGCCGTATTTGGTTCCGCGCTAACCGAACCACTGACCCACCACGCGGGAAATCTCGATATACAACGGGATCCCGATCGTGACGTTGTAGGAGAACGTCAATCCCAGTGACGCGGCCAGCGGCAGTGTCGGGCTGGCCTCCGGAATCGCCAGACGCTGCACCGCGGGAACCGCGATATACGACGCCGCGCCGCAGAGCACCGCGAACAGGATGTACGTTCCCGGTTTGAACTGGGCGTGGGTGAGGTGCGCATAGCCGTGCGCGGTGATGATGCCGAGCGTGGCGAAAAGGTTCGGCGCCAGCAGTCCGAAGAAGATGAACCCCGGCCCGGCAGCTTTCAGGTCCTTGAGCCTGCGGGAGGCCGTCATACCCATCTCGAGCAAGAACAGGCACAGCGCACCCTGGAAGGCCGTCACGAACACGCTGTCGTCGTCGTGCACGACCTTGGCTCCCTGCAACCGACTGACCAAGCCGATGACGATGCCGCCGAAGAGCAGGTAGAGACCCGGATTGAGCAGGACCTCCCTGAGCAACTGGACGGTGGCCATGCGCGGTTTTTTGCCGTCTGCGGCGGCATGGTCAGGATGCTCGCGGCGTTCCAGCGCAAGCTCGGCTTCCTGCTCGATCGCGCGTTCGCGGGTCTCGAGGTCGTCGCCGGGAGCCGGCCGGGCGGCCGCCCCGGGACCTAGTCTCACCGGCGGGGTGTACCCGGGCTCGCCCGGCATGTTGCCCGCCGCGTCCATTGCCCTGTGCCGCAGTCGAGCCGCCAGGTACAGCGCAACCAGGCAGCCGGGCACCTCCATGACGGCCAGCATGACCGGCATGAAACCGTTGAAAGCCATTCCGACGGTGCCAAGCACGCCGGTGCAGGTCGCGAATGTTCCTGCCGAGTCCGACCCGTAGTAACCTGCGACGGTCGCCTTGTCGATCCGGCGCATTGTTGTCAGCCGGTTCAGCAGCTGGTAGGCGAGCAGCCCGATCAGGAAGTTCAGTGCGAACCCCAGCACAATGAATCCCGCGATGTTGGCGACGCTCGATGCATGAATCGTGGCGAGCTCTTCACCCCCGTGCCAGCCGATGGCCAGCAAGAGGTACATCGTCAGGCCCTGGTAAATCACGTAGGGAAATTCGAACTCCACCTTGAGAATTGGGATGAGGAACCCGAGATAGAAAAACAGCAGCAGCGGCTTGAACAGATTGTGGGTGAAGTTCTGCCAGAACTCGAGCAGCATCAGGTTTCTCTCCCTTCCCTTATCAGGGGGCGGCGGCGGGCGCATTCCCGCCGCGTGGCGCTAAGAGCATAAACAGGCCAAGCTGGGGATTAGCTTGGGGCTGCGCTTCATGAGAATGAACCTCTTGTCAACGTCGGATGACCGATTGCTCACCAGCAGGCCAACGCTGGGCGAACAGACTCAGTCTGCGGGGGCCGATGACCGCTCCATGTAGTCGGCGAGGATGCTGCTGACCAGCGATTCGATCGTCGATTCGATCGACGACGCGAGGGTTGCGGTGACCGACGCGACGGCCTGGGTGCGGAACCGCACCAACATGGTGATCAATTCGGCGATTTCGGTGTCGGCGGGCAGAGCCTCGCCCGGTTTGACGCGGTCGGCGACGTGTTCGGCACCCGCCTGCACCAGCAATTCGCTGATCTGGTCGACCAGCGGCACGATTTGCTCGTGCAGATCGATCAGCTTGTCCATGCTCACGCCGTAACCGCGGATCTCGTTGAACGCCTCGATCAATTTCGGCCGGACGATTGTGGCCTGCTCGCCGTCGACCCGAATCACACCCAGCCTCACCAGCCGGTCGAATGCCGCCGCATCGTTGATACGCCGCTGCGCGTCGGAAAGCGGTATGGTTTCCGGTTTTTCGGTGGTCCAGGTCCCGACGATCGCGGTCTCCAGGCCCAGCACGTCGCCGAGATTCTTGCCTTCCTCCCAGGCGCTGAGCATTTCCCGCACGTGCGCGATGTTGTATCCCCGGTCGAGCATCGAGGTGATCAGCCGCAGCCGGGTCAGGTGGGTGTCGTTGAACAGCGCGATCCGGCCCACGCGCAGCGGCGGCGGCAGCAGCCCGCGATCGCGGTAGACCCGAATGTTGCGGGTGGTGGTCCCGGCCAGCCGGGCCAGGTCGTCGATCCGGTATTCCCCGGAGACCGGGGATCCGTGCGGGTGACGTACCGCCGCGTCGAACAGTTGGGACACCGCGGTTTCGATGACTTCCCGGGATTGACGCCGAACACGTTTCGGCGCGCGCCGCAGGTTGGCCAGCACACCCGCGATGGTGCCGGTCTCCGCTCGTGGCTGCCGGTCGGGAGCCATCAGGCCGACGAACTGACCCGAACGTCGGCGGGCCGTGCCGCCGCCTGGTAGTCGGCAAACCGGAAATCCCGCATCTGTCGAAGATACTGGGTGGCGAATCCCGGGTACATCGACGCGTTGAAACCATCCTTGGTGAGATACCAACTGCGGCACCCGGACATCCACGTCGTCTTGGTCAGCCGCTTCTGGATGCGTTGGTTGTATCGGCGTTGGACGTCGGCGCGCACGTCGAGGTAGCGCAGGTCGCCCTCGAGGATGGTGGTGATGCCGCGCACCGCGTAGTCGAGCTGGCCCTCGATGTAGACCAGCAGCGAATTGTGGCCGGGCCCGGAGTTGGGGCCGGTCATGAAAAACAGGTTCGGGTAGCCGTGGGCGTTGATGCTCTTGTAAGCCTGTGCGCCGCTGGCCCATTCGACGGCCAGCGACCGGCCGCCGAGCCCGGTGACGGGGAACGGCGGACCGGTCAGATGCACGTCGTAGCCGGTGGCGAACACGATGCAGTCCAAGTGATGCTCGACGCCGTCGCTGGTGCGGATCCCGGCCGGGCTCAGCGTCGCAATCGGCCAGTCGATGAGTTTGCAGTTCTCGCGTTGCAGTGCAGGGTAGTAATCGCTGGAGACCAGCATGCGTTTGCAGCCCGGCGCGAAGTCGGGCGTCAGCTGCCGGCGCAGCCACGGGTCTTTGACCGCCAGCCGCAGATGGGCCTTGCCGAGGCGCGCCACCAGGGAGGTCAGCGGGGTCTTCCACACCAGCGCGGTGGCGCTGGCCTCATGACCCCAGAACAACGCCTGCCGGGCAAGCTCTTGGGCTGCAGGCGCTTTCGCGAACAAAGTCTGCAGGGCTGGTGGTGTGGCGACGTCGAGGCGCGGCAGCACCCAGCCCGGTGTGCGCTGGAACACCTTGACGAACTCGGCTTGCTTGACCAGTTCGGGAATGATCTGGATGGCGCTGGCACCGGTGCCGACGACGGCGACCCGCTTACCGGCGAAGTCGTAGTCGTGGTCCCACCGCGCACTGTGGATTTTGTGCCCACGGTACGTATCGAGGCCCCGGATGTCGGGGAAGCTGGAGTCCGGCAGTGGGCCCGACGCCAGAATCACCGTGCGCGCACGAAACCTCTTGCGCCCGTCCGTGGTTGCCGTCCAGACCCCGGCGCCTTCGTCGAACGACAACCCGTTGACTTCCTGGCCGAACCGGATGCGACGGCGGAGGTCGAACCGGGTGGCCATGTCTTCGATGTGACGGCGGATCTCTTCGGCGGGGGAGTAGGTACGCGACCAGTTCGGGTTCTTGACGAACGAGAACGAGTACAGCAGCGACGGGATGTCGCAGCTGGCGCCGGGATAGGTGGTGTCTCGCCAGGTTCCGCCTACTTGGTCGCTGCGCTCGAGGATGACGAAGTCGTTGACGCCTGCCTCGGCCAACTTGATCGCGGCGCCCAGGCCGGTGAAGCCGGCGCCGACGATCAGCGTTGCGTAAGTCTGGGCCATCGGTTACGCCGCCGGCTCGTAGGTCAGCTCTTTGAACCAGCTGGGCACCGGTTTGAGCAGCTGCCGGGGATAGCGATCCGACAGCCACACCATGGAATTGGCCAGCAGATGGTAAGGATGCCGCGGGTTGACCACCATGGCGGCGTGGCGTTTGAGGACCTGATAGGTCGGCACCCGCCAGGTGGCCTCACCCCGCTCGCCGAGCTGCTTGAAGCGTTTGACCGCATTGTAGAGCCGCTCGGGTTCCATGCCCATGTCGGCGAGCTCGTTGCGCACCCGGTTGAGCAGCGGCAGATACATCAGTGCGCCGATGATCAGGCCCGGCGAGGCGACGTTGCCGACGAAGTCGATCGCCAGCTTGCGTGCCTTGGCATGGCCGATCATGTTGAGCACCTCGAAGTCGACTGCCAGATGCCGAGATTCGTCGTTGTTGATCTTCTCGAACACCTGGTGGCAGACCGGGTCCTCGACCTCGTCGAGCAGGAACTTCAGCAGTGCCCCATCGAGCGCGACCTCCAGCATCGGGATGACGGTGCCCAGGATCGACAGCGACATGCCGTCGGCGTAGGTGTCCAGCCACTGCATGGCCAGCCGGATGTTGACGTTCGGCTCGGGCATTTCGCCGTCGTCGAGCATGCCCCACCGCTTCATCAGCGCCAGCTCGGCGTTGGCGTGGCGTTGCTCCTCGGCGTGGAAATAGCGGTAGATCTCGGCCAGTGTCGTCGTCGGCGCCTTCTTGGCGAGCGCCGCGAATCCGCGGGCGCCGATGTTCTCGATCCAGCACAGGTCGGCCATGAAAGCCTTGAGCTTGGGCCGGAACTCGTCGCTGATCGTCTCGGCGCCGGGTGCGTCCCAATCGATGTCGGCCAGCGCCCATTGCCGGTCCTTGATCTTGGCCAGCATGGTGTCCATGTCGATAGTCACAGGCTTCTCCTTCGCGACGTCATGGCAGGCCGGCCCGGGACACCAGGCCGACTGCCCGGGTATAAGCGCCTGGCGCAAGGCGTTTGATGTTCCAGCCGATCTTGGCGTCCCATTGCGGCATGCAGTACAGGTCGCCGCGGTCGTGGGCGTCCAGGCAGATGCGCGCAACCTTGTCCGGTGAAAAGCCGGTCCAGCGCATCAGTTTGGCGGCCAGTTCGGTGGATTCGGCGGTGATCCGGCCGGACTCGACGATGTTGGTCTTGACGAAGGTGGGGCACAGCACGGTGACTTTGACGCCGCTGCCCGACAATTCGGCGGCCAGCGTTTCCGACAGCGATAACACACCGGCCTTGCTGACGTTGTAGGCGGCCATGCCGGGGGCGGCGCCGAATGCTGCGGCCGAGGCGACGTTGATGATGCCGCGCGGCGGTTTCGACGGTTCGGCGTCCCGCAGGATCGGAGCGAACACGTGGCAGCCGTGGATCGGCCCCCACAGGTTGACGCCGAGGGTCCAGTGCCAATCATCAAGGGAGACTTCGCCGATGGGCATACCTCCTGCGCCGACCCCGGCGTTGTTGATCACCAGGCTGGGTGGGCCGCCGAACCAGGACTGCGCCTTGGCGGCGAGTTCGGCTACGTCGTCGTACTGGGAGACGTCGCAGTGGATGGGAATGGCGCGGCCACCCTGGGTCGTGATTTCGTCTGCCGTCGCGGTGGCGGCGGCTTCGTCGATGTCGCTGCAGACGACGGCGCCGCCACGGCGGGCGAGTTCGATGGCGAACGCCGCCCCGATGCCGCTGCCGGCCCCGGTGACCACCGCCGCAGCATTGTGGCTGGTTTTGGGAGACTTTCGGCCGAGCATCGCTAGCTAGCCCTTTCGACGGTGTCGACGTTCAGGGCATCGGTGATGAAGTGCGCCGCATAGGCCATCGCGTTGCGGGCTTCGGGGGATAGCCGGGGCAGTGCCTGGAATACATGCGCCTGATCGGGCCACACCTGCAGTTCGCAACGTCCGCCGCCGGCCGTGATCTCGGCGGCGAGGCGCTCCGCGTCGGCGGCCAGCATTTCGGCGCCGCCGGCCTGGATCAGCGTCGGCGGCAGCGCCGGACCGCCCGCGACGTCGAGGCTCAGCCGACAGTGCGCGGGATCGGTGCCGCCGCAATACAACTCGACCAACCGTAGGGCGTCGGCGGCCCGGATGGCCGGGTCGGGCCGGCGTCGCTCACGCTCGGCGGCCGACGCGAAGGTCAGGTCGATCAGCGGGGAGAACAACACCAGT includes these proteins:
- a CDS encoding N-acyl-D-amino-acid deacylase family protein → MLDLLIRDAEIVDGTGTPARHGNVGVKDGWIVAVGETDELAAKTIDAQGQALAPGFVDLHTHYDAQLFWDPTASPSLQHGVTTVFGGNCGFTLAPAAAEQHDYLTRMLARVEGMPLEALRAGLDWEWTSFGDWLKRLDGHIAVNAGFLVGHSALRLAAMGDDAVGGTATPQQIDRMVALLNDAVTAGALGFSTSQSHTHNDDSGQPVPSRAASRQELLALAGGLRSHPGTTLEAIIPGCLSGFTDDDIGLLTDMSRAADRPLNWNVLGVSAANPAGYQGQLRASEVAAENGGRVVALTLPHTMRIRLSFHTGFVLDGLPGWREVMHLPVPERLTALRDPEVRRRLNEGAQSEAAGILRGLSHWEQLIIVETFAPENADAAGHSVGEVVAARGSEPFDTLCDIVVADELRTGLTPPSSGDDAADWRVRAEVWRHRDAVIGGSDAGAHLDMMCGAIYTTSLLGHGVREHQVVTLEEAVRLITDVPARLYGLAGRGRIAPGWHADLVLFDPATVGHGPERTRYDLPAGAPRLVADARGISSVLVGGVEVCHDGVATGAMPGTVLRSGRDTETVRAA
- a CDS encoding cytochrome P450, with translation MTVDEFDPAELQGSLLMQVENVHERLREARAKHRVMVGNPFSETSSQTLGSAGMTVLGYDECQTVLTHPDTFSSAIYEQIMGPVMGRTLLELEGAEHRASRALVSPSFRSALLERWRSELVEVVVHELIDRFAPRGRAELAREFTFAFPVQVIARMMGLPREDYLRFQRLSIELLNVVYDWECGIAASAELKAYFGEILAARRRDPQDDLISTLAESEIDGARLTDDEIFAFLLLILPAGVETTYRASGNLLVGLLTEPLLWEAVRADRGLVHGAIEEALRWEPPITTVMRRAAHDCELGGVAIPAGTNVSVSVAAANRDPARYPDPDRFDPTRKGIAHLTFGGGPHLCLGMHLARMESTVAINALLDRLPDLRLDPSEPPPHVVGVAFRSPAALPVQFSPS
- a CDS encoding salicylate synthase, whose amino-acid sequence is MTEVSVETSPAGAPSQSFRLPPGIAPADLAAELAAALPERDGEEYLLYEHDGQWVLAIGVLAMVELDRDELRVIRDGVTQRQTWTGRPGPVLGEAVDRLLLETDHAFGWVAFEFGAYRFGLHDRLAPHTPLARVFWPRTRIVVTPQTVQMSDADERQRDVVDRLLRDGLPATPSASAIDVGGDATGYHARVAAAIGEIATGKYHKVILSRCVDVPFKLDFPSTYRLGRRHNTPARSFLLRLGGVRAVGYSPELVTAVHRDGAVITEPLAGTRALGRGAACDGQARVDLESNSKEIVEHAISVRSSLLEISEVATPGSAVITDFMTVRERGSVQHLGSTVRARLDTSKDRMDALETLFPAVTASGIPKAASVDAILRLDESPRDLYSGAVVMFSADGGLDAALTLRAAYERDGRTWLRAGAGIIEASQPDREFEETCEKLTTLAPYLVPR
- a CDS encoding sodium-dependent bicarbonate transport family permease — protein: MLLEFWQNFTHNLFKPLLLFFYLGFLIPILKVEFEFPYVIYQGLTMYLLLAIGWHGGEELATIHASSVANIAGFIVLGFALNFLIGLLAYQLLNRLTTMRRIDKATVAGYYGSDSAGTFATCTGVLGTVGMAFNGFMPVMLAVMEVPGCLVALYLAARLRHRAMDAAGNMPGEPGYTPPVRLGPGAAARPAPGDDLETRERAIEQEAELALERREHPDHAAADGKKPRMATVQLLREVLLNPGLYLLFGGIVIGLVSRLQGAKVVHDDDSVFVTAFQGALCLFLLEMGMTASRRLKDLKAAGPGFIFFGLLAPNLFATLGIITAHGYAHLTHAQFKPGTYILFAVLCGAASYIAVPAVQRLAIPEASPTLPLAASLGLTFSYNVTIGIPLYIEISRVVGQWFG
- a CDS encoding MerR family transcriptional regulator, with translation MAPDRQPRAETGTIAGVLANLRRAPKRVRRQSREVIETAVSQLFDAAVRHPHGSPVSGEYRIDDLARLAGTTTRNIRVYRDRGLLPPPLRVGRIALFNDTHLTRLRLITSMLDRGYNIAHVREMLSAWEEGKNLGDVLGLETAIVGTWTTEKPETIPLSDAQRRINDAAAFDRLVRLGVIRVDGEQATIVRPKLIEAFNEIRGYGVSMDKLIDLHEQIVPLVDQISELLVQAGAEHVADRVKPGEALPADTEIAELITMLVRFRTQAVASVTATLASSIESTIESLVSSILADYMERSSAPAD
- a CDS encoding flavin-containing monooxygenase; the encoded protein is MAQTYATLIVGAGFTGLGAAIKLAEAGVNDFVILERSDQVGGTWRDTTYPGASCDIPSLLYSFSFVKNPNWSRTYSPAEEIRRHIEDMATRFDLRRRIRFGQEVNGLSFDEGAGVWTATTDGRKRFRARTVILASGPLPDSSFPDIRGLDTYRGHKIHSARWDHDYDFAGKRVAVVGTGASAIQIIPELVKQAEFVKVFQRTPGWVLPRLDVATPPALQTLFAKAPAAQELARQALFWGHEASATALVWKTPLTSLVARLGKAHLRLAVKDPWLRRQLTPDFAPGCKRMLVSSDYYPALQRENCKLIDWPIATLSPAGIRTSDGVEHHLDCIVFATGYDVHLTGPPFPVTGLGGRSLAVEWASGAQAYKSINAHGYPNLFFMTGPNSGPGHNSLLVYIEGQLDYAVRGITTILEGDLRYLDVRADVQRRYNQRIQKRLTKTTWMSGCRSWYLTKDGFNASMYPGFATQYLRQMRDFRFADYQAAARPADVRVSSSA
- a CDS encoding reductase, which codes for MTIDMDTMLAKIKDRQWALADIDWDAPGAETISDEFRPKLKAFMADLCWIENIGARGFAALAKKAPTTTLAEIYRYFHAEEQRHANAELALMKRWGMLDDGEMPEPNVNIRLAMQWLDTYADGMSLSILGTVIPMLEVALDGALLKFLLDEVEDPVCHQVFEKINNDESRHLAVDFEVLNMIGHAKARKLAIDFVGNVASPGLIIGALMYLPLLNRVRNELADMGMEPERLYNAVKRFKQLGERGEATWRVPTYQVLKRHAAMVVNPRHPYHLLANSMVWLSDRYPRQLLKPVPSWFKELTYEPAA
- a CDS encoding SDR family NAD(P)-dependent oxidoreductase, with product MLGRKSPKTSHNAAAVVTGAGSGIGAAFAIELARRGGAVVCSDIDEAAATATADEITTQGGRAIPIHCDVSQYDDVAELAAKAQSWFGGPPSLVINNAGVGAGGMPIGEVSLDDWHWTLGVNLWGPIHGCHVFAPILRDAEPSKPPRGIINVASAAAFGAAPGMAAYNVSKAGVLSLSETLAAELSGSGVKVTVLCPTFVKTNIVESGRITAESTELAAKLMRWTGFSPDKVARICLDAHDRGDLYCMPQWDAKIGWNIKRLAPGAYTRAVGLVSRAGLP